The Oxobacter pfennigii genome has a segment encoding these proteins:
- the dnaK gene encoding molecular chaperone DnaK: MGKVIGIDLGTTNSCVAVMEGGEPVVIPNAEGGRTTPSVVAFSKTGERMVGQVAKRQAITNPDRTVISIKRQMGTNYKVNIDGKDYTPQEISAMILQKLKADAEAYLGETVTQAVITVPAYFNDSQRQATKDAGKIAGLEVLRIINEPTAASLAYGLDKTENSHKIFVYDLGGGTFDVSILELGDGVFEVKSTNGNTKLGGDDFDQRVMDYLADTFKKENGIDLRNDKMALQRLKEAAEKAKIELSGVMSTNINLPFITADATGPKHLDITLTRAKFDELTADLVEATIGPMKRALEDAGLTIDKIDKVVLVGGSTRIPAVQEAVKKFTGKEPTKGVNPDECVAVGAGIQAGVLTGEVKDILLLDVTPLSLGIETLGGVSTKLIERNTTIPTKKSQVFSTAADGQTSVEIHVLQGERQMARDNKTLGRFTLTGIPPAPRGVPQIEVTFDIDANGIVHVSAKDLGTGNEQKVVITASTNLSDSEIENAVKEAEKHAEEDKKRKEEIEVRNNGDSIVYQTEKTLKELGDKISDSDKAAIEEKMQKVKDALSGTDIERIKTATEELTQSFYDISSKLYQQQGGNPGQGFNPGAGPEGFNGGGDDIHADYKVDDSDK, from the coding sequence ATGGGAAAAGTAATAGGTATCGATTTAGGTACGACAAATTCATGTGTTGCCGTTATGGAAGGCGGAGAGCCGGTAGTAATTCCTAACGCTGAAGGAGGAAGGACTACTCCCTCGGTTGTAGCTTTTTCTAAAACCGGAGAAAGAATGGTAGGTCAGGTTGCCAAACGTCAGGCTATAACCAATCCTGACAGGACGGTTATATCAATTAAGAGACAGATGGGAACAAACTATAAGGTAAATATAGATGGCAAGGATTATACTCCCCAGGAAATTTCTGCAATGATTCTTCAAAAGCTGAAAGCCGACGCAGAAGCTTACTTAGGCGAAACTGTAACTCAGGCCGTTATAACGGTACCTGCTTATTTTAATGACAGCCAGAGGCAGGCTACAAAGGATGCAGGAAAAATAGCCGGCCTTGAGGTTTTAAGGATAATAAACGAACCTACGGCAGCATCATTGGCCTATGGTCTTGATAAAACTGAGAACAGCCATAAAATATTCGTATATGATTTAGGCGGCGGTACTTTTGACGTTTCCATACTGGAACTTGGCGACGGTGTTTTTGAAGTAAAATCCACCAACGGTAATACAAAATTAGGCGGAGATGACTTCGACCAGAGGGTAATGGATTATCTTGCAGATACATTTAAAAAAGAAAACGGAATTGATTTAAGAAACGATAAAATGGCTTTGCAGCGTCTTAAGGAAGCAGCAGAAAAAGCAAAGATAGAATTATCAGGAGTAATGAGCACCAACATAAATCTGCCCTTCATAACAGCAGATGCTACAGGTCCAAAGCATTTAGACATAACATTAACCAGGGCAAAATTCGATGAATTGACAGCAGATTTGGTTGAAGCGACAATAGGTCCTATGAAAAGAGCTCTTGAGGATGCAGGTTTAACAATAGATAAAATAGATAAAGTTGTTCTCGTAGGAGGTTCCACCAGAATACCAGCAGTACAGGAAGCTGTCAAAAAGTTTACCGGAAAGGAACCGACAAAGGGAGTAAATCCTGATGAATGCGTGGCTGTAGGCGCCGGTATTCAAGCGGGGGTATTAACTGGAGAAGTAAAGGATATTTTATTGCTGGACGTTACTCCATTGTCTTTAGGTATCGAAACCTTAGGCGGCGTATCAACAAAATTGATAGAAAGAAATACAACTATTCCTACAAAGAAGAGCCAGGTGTTCTCGACTGCTGCAGACGGTCAAACAAGCGTTGAAATACATGTGCTTCAGGGCGAAAGGCAGATGGCAAGGGATAACAAGACTTTAGGAAGGTTTACTCTGACAGGTATTCCGCCTGCACCAAGGGGAGTACCTCAAATTGAAGTAACCTTTGATATTGATGCAAATGGTATAGTACATGTATCGGCAAAGGATTTAGGAACAGGAAATGAGCAAAAAGTAGTTATCACTGCTTCCACAAACCTTTCAGATTCGGAAATTGAAAATGCCGTTAAAGAAGCAGAAAAACATGCCGAAGAGGATAAGAAAAGAAAAGAAGAGATTGAAGTAAGAAACAACGGTGATTCTATTGTATATCAGACTGAGAAGACCTTGAAAGAATTAGGAGATAAAATATCCGATTCAGACAAGGCAGCCATTGAAGAAAAGATGCAAAAAGTCAAGGATGCGCTATCCGGCACCGATATCGAAAGAATCAAAACAGCAACGGAGGAACTCACTCAATCTTTCTATGATATTTCTTCAAAGCTCTATCAGCAACAAGGAGGGAATCCCGGTCAGGGTTTTAACCCGGGAGCCGGCCCCGAAGGCTTCAACGGCGGTGGAGACGACATCCATGCTGACTACAAAGTAGACGATAGTGATAAATAA
- the grpE gene encoding nucleotide exchange factor GrpE, protein MFNEDNENISGEDIKEQTNNDDSIMNEDITNALDEIKVLKEELAKKEKEVKEYMELAQRARAEFENYRKRASKEREQLYADITGDLIVKILPVIDNLERAMQSSSEGIDAKSLLEGITMIMNQFKDILSKEGLEEVEALNQQFDPNIHNAVMHVEDENFGDNTVVEVFQKGYKIKDKVLRHSMVKVAN, encoded by the coding sequence ATGTTTAATGAAGATAATGAAAATATATCCGGTGAAGATATAAAAGAACAAACAAATAATGATGACAGTATAATGAATGAGGACATCACAAATGCATTGGATGAAATAAAAGTATTGAAAGAGGAACTTGCAAAAAAGGAAAAGGAAGTTAAGGAATATATGGAGCTTGCTCAAAGAGCCAGGGCAGAATTTGAAAATTACAGAAAAAGGGCATCTAAAGAGCGGGAACAATTATACGCGGATATAACAGGTGATTTGATAGTAAAAATTCTGCCGGTTATCGATAATTTAGAGAGGGCTATGCAGTCATCTTCCGAAGGAATTGATGCCAAAAGCCTTTTAGAGGGCATAACCATGATAATGAATCAGTTTAAGGATATATTGAGCAAGGAAGGTTTAGAAGAGGTTGAAGCACTGAATCAGCAATTTGATCCTAACATCCATAACGCTGTAATGCATGTGGAGGATGAAAATTTCGGTGATAACACAGTCGTTGAAGTATTCCAGAAGGGGTATAAAATAAAAGACAAAGTTTTAAGACATAGCATGGTAAAAGTAGCGAACTAA